The genomic segment GTTCGTTATTCGGTAATGGCCTTTGGATAAAAGAGATCTTTGTGTCTTGGGTGCGGTGGTTAGACCGCGCTAGGGCATAGTCCTCAGAGTTTTTCATTTAATTGCCAGAATTCCTTAACTTTAGGCACTTTAGATCACTTTAGACATTTTAGTCACTTCTGGGTTGCGGGTATCCGCGTTAGGAATTGAGGGATTGGGGAATTTAGAAATTTGAGGATTGAGGGAGGGTGGAATGCCGGTTTTGCGGATTTCCGACTTGCGCCTTCCGACTCCCGACCTCTGATCTTTGCGCCTTTGGATAAGACATTGGGGAGGACATTTGATGAATTATGATTCGGCTTTGAGGACCTATACATCCAAAAGAATAGAAGAAATCGGATCCGCCGATATTCTGGTGGGGATCCCCTGTTACTATAATGAAAAAACCATCCAGCACGTTATTCAGATGGTGACCCACGGACTGGCCACCCATTACAATGACAAGCGATGCGTTATTTTCATCGCTGACGGGGGCTCCACGGACGATACCCGGGAAGTGGTAAAGGAATTTGAGATCAAGCCATGGCAGGAAAAGGTCATTTCCATCTATCGCGGCCCCGCAGGCAAGGGGTCTGCCTTCCGGTCCATCTTTGAGGCGGCCAAACGCCTGGATGTGGCGGCCTGCATGGTGGTGGATTCGGACCTTCGGTCCATTACCGGCGACTGGGTCAAGTATCTTCTGGAGCCGGTTCTGAGCAAAGGCTTTCAGTATGTGTCGCCGATCTATTCCCGTCACAAGTATGATGGGACCATCACCAACAATATTGTGTACAACCTCACCAGGACCCTGTACGGGCTTCGAATCCGTCAGCCCATCGGCGGCGACTTCGCCTTTGCAGGGGAATTGGCGGCCTATTTTATCGAGCAGGATGTGTGGGACACGGACGTGGCCCGTTACGGCATCGACATCTGGATGACCACCAATGCCATTGTGAGCAATTTCAAGATCTGCGAGGCCAACCTGGGGGTCAAGATCCACGATGCCAAGGATCCGGGCGAGTCCTTAGGACCCATGTTCCGCCAGGTGGTGCACACCCTGTTCGTCCTGATGGAGCAGTATGAATCCCATTGGAAGACCGTAAAGGGAAGCCGCACAGTCCCGATGTTCGGCCTGGACGGGTTCTCCGAACCCGAACCGGTGTCCGTCAATCTGGGGCGACTGGTGTCTGAGTACAAGACCGGTTTCCGGCAATTTAAAGGTTTCTATAAAGATATATTCTGTCCGGATTGCTATGAAACGCTGAAACGATGCGCCGCGATGGCCAAGACCAAATTCGTCCTGCCGATGAAGACCTGGGTTATGGTGCTCTATGAAACGGCCGCAACGTTTCATCATTGGAAGTACAACCGGACACAGTTGATCAATCTGGTCACGCCCCTTTATCTGGGCCGGGTCGCGTCCTTTATCAACGAGAGCCTGAAGATGAGCGCCGCCGAGGCCGAAGGTCTGGTGGAAGAACAGGCCCAAATATTTGAAGATCATAAGGACTATCTGATCGAGGTCTGGGATAAGGGGGTCAAGGGGGCAAGTCAGGAGGTGTCTCCAAGTAATATCACCAGCGCCTAAGAAGGTGCGGGCCTGGAATTTCTGTGTGAATCCCGCCTATTCGTAACGCAATGCCTCGATCGGGTCCAGCCGGGCGGCCTTTCTGGCGGGGAAATAGCCGAAGATAACGCCCACCGCGGCGGAAAAGGCAAAGGCGATGAACACGATGGCCGTCTGAAAGACGAAGGGGACGCCAAGAACTCGGGCGCCCCCGCTTGCCGCTCCAAGACCCAGGAGAATGCCGCACACCCCGCCAAAGGATGACAGCACCACCGCCTCCACCAGAAACTGCATGAGAACATCCCGCTCCCGCGCACCGACGGCCAGGCGGGTCCCGATCTCCCGGGTGCGCTCCGTTACCGATACGAGCATGATGTTCATG from the Deltaproteobacteria bacterium genome contains:
- a CDS encoding glycosyltransferase, coding for MNYDSALRTYTSKRIEEIGSADILVGIPCYYNEKTIQHVIQMVTHGLATHYNDKRCVIFIADGGSTDDTREVVKEFEIKPWQEKVISIYRGPAGKGSAFRSIFEAAKRLDVAACMVVDSDLRSITGDWVKYLLEPVLSKGFQYVSPIYSRHKYDGTITNNIVYNLTRTLYGLRIRQPIGGDFAFAGELAAYFIEQDVWDTDVARYGIDIWMTTNAIVSNFKICEANLGVKIHDAKDPGESLGPMFRQVVHTLFVLMEQYESHWKTVKGSRTVPMFGLDGFSEPEPVSVNLGRLVSEYKTGFRQFKGFYKDIFCPDCYETLKRCAAMAKTKFVLPMKTWVMVLYETAATFHHWKYNRTQLINLVTPLYLGRVASFINESLKMSAAEAEGLVEEQAQIFEDHKDYLIEVWDKGVKGASQEVSPSNITSA